The Pseudomonas azotoformans genome has a segment encoding these proteins:
- a CDS encoding NAD(P)-binding domain-containing protein, producing the protein MKITIIGLGEVGRCYAQALASNSTVKLLLCEQRIAPAAQRLADELGVQIHLGVGDWLAESDCVLSCVVGTQSLEVTRECLAYLKPGTLFADLTTAAPERKRLAGAEAAQQRVDYVDVAIMGAIAYLREKTPLLCSGAKADAFVELLLSAGATARALPASQAGDAITLKILRSVFTKGMEALAVDVLLAAERQQLRPALYEVLKDIDQAPLPAFLEMLVSTHVVHATRRLHEVEDAQRQLALLGMASSVLGGVRQRFSHSSEGLVLEPITEEQPSLAQALDWLGRHTPTA; encoded by the coding sequence ATGAAAATAACAATCATAGGGCTCGGCGAAGTCGGCCGTTGCTATGCCCAGGCCTTGGCGTCCAATAGCACCGTGAAGTTGCTGCTCTGCGAGCAACGCATCGCACCGGCGGCACAACGGTTGGCGGACGAATTGGGTGTGCAGATCCACCTTGGTGTAGGCGACTGGTTGGCCGAATCGGACTGCGTGCTGTCCTGCGTGGTGGGCACCCAGTCCCTGGAAGTGACCCGCGAATGCCTGGCGTACCTCAAGCCCGGCACGCTGTTTGCCGACCTCACCACCGCCGCCCCCGAGCGCAAGCGCCTGGCCGGTGCCGAGGCCGCACAGCAACGGGTCGACTACGTAGATGTGGCGATCATGGGTGCTATTGCCTACCTGCGCGAAAAGACCCCGCTGCTGTGTTCCGGCGCCAAGGCGGATGCCTTTGTCGAGCTGTTGCTCAGCGCTGGGGCCACCGCGCGCGCCCTGCCCGCCAGCCAAGCCGGCGATGCAATCACGCTGAAAATCCTGCGCAGCGTCTTCACCAAAGGCATGGAAGCACTCGCGGTGGACGTATTGCTGGCGGCCGAACGCCAACAACTGCGCCCCGCCCTCTATGAAGTGCTCAAGGATATCGACCAGGCACCTCTGCCCGCCTTCCTGGAAATGCTTGTGTCCACCCACGTGGTGCACGCCACACGGCGCTTGCATGAAGTCGAGGATGCCCAAAGGCAGTTGGCGCTGCTCGGCATGGCCAGCAGCGTACTCGGCGGCGTGCGCCAGCGCTTCAGCCACAGCAGCGAAGGCCTGGTGCTGGAACCGATCACCGAAGAACAACCAAGCCTTGCCCAAGCATTGGATTGGCTCGGCCGTCACACCCCAACCGCTTGA
- a CDS encoding amino acid racemase produces the protein MTTTSRLGIVGGLGSLAGGDLFYKLVKSRVVLEDQGRYHFLFEQHPFKDVLLPLDRHASMTARKFYVFQVCKTFEDSGVDAVLLPCFASQTFREEIQQELGIPVLDMMQALVRHILRSVAPGATLGVIASDFVRHAGLFEKHLGQHFNLVYPEDHAQVALMEAMYGVNGIKDGHLDGVPLESVYQACLSLQGQGATVIVPGMTELSLVCGDLQRRDISVLDINQIYAEFATQADGPRRQPPFKLGIVGGVGPAATVDFMGKVVAHTPAGKDQDHIKMVVEQNPQIPDRTANLLRDETDPTLALYATCKRLESAGAQAIAIPCNTAHAFVERIQAHLRVPIVNMLSETVEWIVSTYGSGQAVGLLATSGTLQSQVYHQVARRSGLQLITPGFDYQALVMEAIYGERGIKAGFTEGVCREQLLLAAEHLCEQGARVLILGCTELPLVLAHSESFRVGNYRVALVDPTTILARRCIGLSSDGRNTV, from the coding sequence ATGACCACCACTTCTCGATTGGGCATCGTCGGCGGGCTCGGCTCGCTGGCGGGCGGCGATCTGTTCTACAAACTGGTCAAATCCAGAGTCGTGCTGGAGGACCAGGGCCGCTATCACTTCCTGTTCGAGCAGCACCCCTTCAAGGATGTGTTGTTGCCTTTGGACCGCCACGCGAGCATGACCGCGCGCAAATTCTATGTGTTCCAGGTGTGCAAGACCTTTGAAGACAGTGGCGTGGATGCGGTACTGCTGCCGTGTTTCGCCAGCCAGACTTTCCGCGAGGAAATTCAGCAGGAGTTGGGGATTCCCGTGCTGGACATGATGCAGGCACTCGTCCGGCACATCCTGCGCAGTGTCGCACCGGGTGCCACCCTGGGCGTGATTGCATCGGACTTCGTGCGCCACGCTGGTTTGTTTGAAAAACACCTCGGCCAGCACTTCAACCTGGTGTATCCGGAGGACCACGCCCAGGTCGCGTTGATGGAGGCAATGTATGGCGTCAATGGCATCAAGGACGGCCACCTCGACGGTGTGCCGCTGGAGTCGGTGTACCAGGCGTGCCTGTCATTGCAAGGGCAGGGCGCCACGGTGATCGTGCCGGGCATGACCGAGCTGTCGCTGGTGTGCGGCGACCTGCAGCGGCGCGACATCAGTGTGCTCGACATCAACCAGATCTATGCCGAGTTCGCCACCCAGGCCGACGGCCCGAGGCGCCAGCCGCCGTTCAAACTGGGCATCGTCGGTGGCGTCGGTCCTGCGGCCACCGTGGACTTCATGGGCAAGGTGGTCGCCCACACACCGGCGGGCAAGGACCAAGACCATATCAAGATGGTGGTGGAACAGAACCCACAGATCCCTGACCGTACCGCCAACCTGTTGCGCGACGAAACCGACCCCACCTTGGCGCTGTACGCCACCTGCAAACGCCTGGAAAGTGCTGGCGCCCAAGCCATCGCGATCCCGTGCAACACCGCCCATGCTTTTGTCGAACGCATCCAGGCGCATTTGCGCGTGCCCATCGTCAACATGCTCAGCGAAACAGTGGAGTGGATCGTGAGCACCTACGGCAGTGGCCAGGCGGTTGGCCTGCTGGCGACCTCCGGCACCCTGCAAAGCCAGGTCTATCACCAGGTGGCGCGGCGTTCGGGGTTGCAACTCATCACACCCGGTTTCGATTACCAAGCGCTGGTGATGGAAGCGATTTACGGCGAGCGGGGTATCAAGGCCGGATTTACCGAGGGCGTCTGCCGCGAGCAATTGCTACTGGCGGCAGAGCATTTGTGTGAGCAGGGGGCGAGGGTGTTGATTTTGGGGTGTACGGAGTTGCCGTTGGTGTTGGCGCACAGTGAGTCGTTCCGGGTCGGCAACTATCGCGTTGCCTTGGTGGACCCCACCACAATTCTTGCGCGACGTTGCATCGGTCTGTCTTCAGATGGTCGCAACACTGTGTGA
- a CDS encoding dicarboxylate/amino acid:cation symporter produces the protein MNKNKLPRRIAVGIALGVLVGWACHHYAGSEQAAKALAGYFSMVTDIFLRMIKMIIAPLVFATLVGGIASMGSSRSVGRIGVRAMLWFVTASLVSLMLGMALVNLFQPGAGLNMQVVQHATAAVPVNTGDFSLKTFISHVFPRSIAEAMANNEILQIVVFSLFFGFALAGVKRAGYTRITDTVDELAKVMFKITDYVMAFAPIGVFAAIASAITTNGLGLLADYAKLIAEFYLGIALLWVLLFAAGYLFLGRSVFTLGKLIREPILLAFSTASSESAYPKTMEALEKFGAPKRVSSFVLPLGYSFNLDGSMMYQAFAIMFIAQAYNIDLSFTQQLLILLTLMITSKGMAGVARASVVVVAATLPMFNLPEAGLLLIIGIDQFLDMARTATNVVGNSIATAVVAKSETEEEPVELSQRVRT, from the coding sequence GTGAACAAGAACAAACTCCCCCGTCGCATTGCAGTCGGCATCGCCCTGGGCGTGCTGGTGGGTTGGGCGTGTCACCACTATGCCGGCAGCGAGCAGGCCGCCAAGGCGCTGGCCGGGTACTTTTCGATGGTGACCGACATCTTCCTGCGCATGATCAAGATGATCATTGCGCCGCTGGTGTTCGCCACCTTGGTGGGCGGCATCGCGAGCATGGGCAGTTCGCGTTCGGTGGGGCGTATTGGGGTGCGGGCGATGCTGTGGTTTGTCACGGCGTCGCTGGTCTCGCTGATGCTCGGCATGGCGCTGGTCAACCTGTTCCAGCCGGGTGCCGGGTTGAACATGCAGGTGGTGCAACACGCCACGGCGGCGGTGCCGGTCAACACCGGGGACTTCAGTCTCAAGACCTTTATCAGTCACGTGTTCCCGCGCAGTATTGCCGAGGCGATGGCCAACAACGAGATCCTGCAGATCGTGGTGTTTTCGCTGTTCTTCGGCTTCGCGCTGGCGGGCGTCAAGCGTGCCGGTTACACGCGCATCACCGACACCGTCGACGAACTGGCCAAGGTGATGTTCAAGATCACCGATTACGTCATGGCCTTCGCGCCAATCGGTGTGTTTGCCGCCATTGCCTCGGCAATCACCACCAACGGCCTGGGCCTGCTGGCGGATTACGCCAAGCTCATCGCCGAGTTTTATCTGGGGATTGCGTTGCTCTGGGTGTTGCTGTTCGCCGCTGGCTACCTGTTTCTTGGGCGTTCGGTGTTCACCCTCGGCAAGCTGATCCGCGAGCCGATCCTGCTGGCATTCTCCACGGCCAGCAGCGAGTCGGCCTACCCGAAAACCATGGAGGCCCTGGAGAAATTCGGCGCGCCCAAGCGCGTCTCCAGTTTCGTGTTGCCGCTGGGCTACTCCTTCAACCTTGACGGCTCGATGATGTACCAGGCGTTCGCGATCATGTTTATCGCCCAGGCCTACAACATCGACTTGAGTTTCACCCAGCAACTGCTGATTCTTCTGACGCTGATGATCACCAGCAAAGGCATGGCCGGCGTGGCGCGGGCCTCGGTGGTGGTGGTAGCGGCGACCTTGCCGATGTTCAACCTGCCTGAAGCCGGGCTGCTGCTGATCATTGGCATCGACCAGTTCCTCGACATGGCGCGCACCGCCACCAACGTGGTCGGCAACAGCATCGCCACGGCGGTGGTGGCGAAATCCGAGACTGAGGAAGAGCCTGTTGAGCTGTCGCAAAGGGTGCGCACATGA
- a CDS encoding 4-carboxy-4-hydroxy-2-oxoadipate aldolase/oxaloacetate decarboxylase, which yields MPVTQDQLDTLKQLGTATIHEAQGQKGALDSGLRPVDPSLRLAGPALTVDCRPDDNLAIHYALTKAKPGDVLVVDAKGFMEAGPWGDLLTLASQKLGIVGLVMNGAVRDANAIIEMGFPTFSRGLSIKGTNKCQPGKVNVPIVIGGVNINPGDIIVGDRDGLVVVEQDRVEEVIRLSRSREDKEDGIRAGLEAGKSTVDLLGLAPTLEKFGMR from the coding sequence ATGCCTGTTACCCAAGACCAACTCGACACCCTCAAACAACTGGGCACCGCCACCATCCACGAAGCCCAGGGCCAGAAAGGCGCTCTGGACAGCGGCCTCCGCCCGGTCGATCCGAGCCTGCGCCTGGCCGGCCCGGCCTTGACCGTAGACTGCCGCCCCGACGACAACCTGGCCATCCACTATGCCCTGACCAAAGCCAAACCCGGCGATGTGCTGGTGGTGGACGCCAAGGGCTTCATGGAGGCCGGCCCCTGGGGCGACCTGCTGACCCTGGCCTCGCAGAAACTCGGGATTGTCGGCCTGGTGATGAACGGCGCCGTGCGCGACGCCAATGCCATCATCGAAATGGGCTTCCCGACCTTTTCCCGCGGCCTGAGCATCAAGGGCACCAACAAATGCCAGCCGGGAAAGGTCAACGTGCCCATCGTGATCGGTGGCGTGAACATCAACCCGGGCGACATCATCGTCGGCGACCGCGATGGGCTGGTGGTGGTGGAACAGGATCGCGTTGAAGAAGTGATCCGATTGAGCCGTAGTCGGGAAGATAAGGAGGATGGGATTCGGGCGGGGCTGGAAGCTGGGAAAAGTACGGTTGACCTGCTGGGGTTGGCGCCGACGCTGGAGAAATTTGGGATGCGCTGA
- a CDS encoding DUF3800 domain-containing protein encodes MGKSNLTQYIAYLDEFGHVGQYVSRKHPMYKTSPVFGLGGMLIPAQEVREFAIYFYKLKCQLLAWDSNTKTHNIYRPTIGKRRALRCLLWTM; translated from the coding sequence ATGGGGAAATCGAATTTGACTCAATACATTGCTTATCTGGATGAGTTTGGCCACGTGGGCCAATATGTTTCTCGAAAACATCCGATGTACAAAACCAGCCCTGTATTCGGTCTGGGCGGCATGCTGATTCCCGCCCAAGAGGTTCGCGAATTCGCGATCTACTTCTACAAGCTCAAGTGCCAGTTGCTCGCCTGGGACTCAAACACAAAAACCCACAACATTTACCGGCCTACCATTGGGAAAAGAAGGGCTCTGCGCTGTTTACTGTGGACAATGTAA
- a CDS encoding DUF3800 domain-containing protein, with protein sequence MPVARLGLKHKNPQHLPAYHWEKKGSALFTVDNVSKYRELRRSSFRLLSHIRKIGGHIFYTGEHKPTEPSEHNSTETFKRALLQSIRKIDRFCTLNNASFIVLLDEQKAGNEWRERNVEACTLAMFEDPSEKCRTLIEPPLQGESYLFQTLQCADWLCGLIGRLTTFTVAPDEFEDWQLFDMYFAARIADVALPGSGLEQKKWVKLSERLPQLSANDC encoded by the coding sequence GTGCCAGTTGCTCGCCTGGGACTCAAACACAAAAACCCACAACATTTACCGGCCTACCATTGGGAAAAGAAGGGCTCTGCGCTGTTTACTGTGGACAATGTAAGCAAATATAGAGAGCTGAGAAGGTCTTCATTTCGCCTCCTGAGTCATATCCGCAAAATTGGCGGACACATTTTTTACACCGGTGAGCACAAGCCTACCGAACCCAGCGAACACAACTCGACCGAGACATTCAAGCGAGCGCTGCTCCAGTCCATCCGAAAAATCGATCGCTTTTGCACGTTAAACAATGCCTCGTTCATCGTCCTGCTGGATGAGCAGAAAGCCGGAAATGAATGGCGCGAACGAAACGTTGAAGCTTGTACCTTGGCGATGTTTGAAGACCCGTCGGAAAAATGCCGCACACTCATAGAGCCGCCACTTCAAGGTGAGAGCTATCTATTTCAAACCTTGCAATGCGCTGACTGGCTGTGTGGATTGATTGGCCGACTGACGACTTTTACCGTCGCGCCCGACGAGTTCGAAGACTGGCAGCTCTTCGACATGTATTTCGCCGCGCGCATCGCAGACGTAGCCCTGCCCGGCAGCGGTCTGGAACAAAAGAAATGGGTTAAACTTTCCGAGCGGCTCCCTCAGCTGTCAGCAAATGACTGTTAA
- a CDS encoding GntR family transcriptional regulator: MANDLIYETLRNRIIAGQYEPGTQLKEEPLGKEFGLSRTPVRASLKKLVDDGLAVIEANRGVFVAGWTQWDLEEMFSLRELLEPHAALLAAQRATPQDVAELHRINALMADAIASKGPDVTLRVQEANRAFHAQVLEIARSQRLKSMLATLIDMPVITRSFFLYRPADLERSLQQHLDITYGIEQNDGELAQRAMQTHIRMAYLRFMARRSESPVRR, translated from the coding sequence ATGGCCAACGATCTCATCTACGAGACCTTGAGAAACCGTATCATCGCCGGCCAGTACGAGCCCGGTACGCAACTCAAGGAAGAACCGCTGGGCAAGGAATTCGGCCTGAGCCGCACGCCGGTGCGCGCGTCGCTGAAGAAGCTGGTGGACGACGGCCTGGCGGTGATCGAGGCCAACCGTGGGGTGTTTGTCGCCGGCTGGACCCAGTGGGACCTGGAAGAAATGTTCAGCTTACGCGAGCTGCTCGAACCCCACGCAGCCTTGCTCGCCGCCCAGCGCGCGACCCCGCAGGACGTGGCTGAACTGCACCGTATCAACGCGCTGATGGCGGACGCCATTGCCAGCAAAGGGCCGGACGTGACCCTGCGCGTGCAGGAGGCCAACCGTGCCTTCCATGCCCAGGTGCTGGAGATCGCCCGCTCGCAGCGGCTCAAATCGATGCTCGCCACCTTGATCGACATGCCGGTGATCACCCGTTCGTTTTTCCTCTACCGCCCAGCCGACCTGGAACGCAGCCTGCAGCAGCACCTGGACATCACCTATGGCATCGAGCAGAACGATGGCGAGTTGGCCCAGCGCGCCATGCAAACCCATATCCGCATGGCCTACCTGCGCTTCATGGCGCGGCGCAGTGAGTCGCCCGTTCGTCGATAA